The following proteins are encoded in a genomic region of Lytechinus variegatus isolate NC3 chromosome 7, Lvar_3.0, whole genome shotgun sequence:
- the LOC121418576 gene encoding sulfoquinovosidase-like: MAVNRPYCLALVVIVVVVISSTNAFDVRSNSTYFGVSLNGVELIRHSPDDPFLYVGSGIPTFEGQFGNYDVEDYIEERIALVDFVADGSNVFTFSRQNMLQVQIRLVSDASESPYVEFTSIADGINRIWLRLVAEKDEHVFGGGSQFSHFNMRGYKFPIWIQEQGVGRDKNYEITFKADQRDGGGGDYYTTYWAQPTFVSSRLYYAHFDITTYSELDFRADHFHEIHIWGNALSKFHFFTGSNYTDLLGELTGYLGRQPMPPEWIYNGTILGVQGGTDLMLQYIDMAEEHGIKVSGVWIQDWVGRITTSFGRRLFWNWEWNPEQYPNLDTVIPQLKQRGIRVLVYANPNLNRLGSLYEEAAAGDYLIKNISGDPYIVDYGEFFCGIVDFTNPAAAQWYKDRIIKQNMLDLGVSGWMADFGEYLPIDAVFHSGAKGTDIHNQWPAIWAQVNREGVEEGGKMGDILFWMRAGYTGSQRYSVMTWAGDQFVDYGLADGIASVIPGTLSLGMSGYGMNHFDIGGYTSLFEVTRTEELFLRYAEMAAFTTMMRTHEGNRPDENWQFYSSSHTMYEFARHTKIYVALNDYVNNTLRENHEHGIPVQRPLFLHYEDDERTYDIQYQYMFGPDLLVAPVIEQGQENWDVYLPVDDWIFLWDEDITSDGGETITVPSPMGYIPVFFRSQSPWADTFRQLRDIEAVTVTPTEQMTTAGCSTITASYLLLALCWTLMALLW; the protein is encoded by the exons ATGGCAGTTAATCGACCGTACTGCCTCGCTCTGgtcgtcatcgtcgtcgtcgtcatatCGTCGACAAACGCCTTCGACGTCAGATCCAACTCAACTTACTTTGGTGTTTCTCTGAATGGAGTTGAACTCATACGCCATTCTCCAGATGACCCATTCCTTTATGTCGGGTCAGGAATACCAACATTTGAAGGCCAATTTGGCAATTATGATGTCGAGGATTACATTGAAGAACGTATCGCTCTTGTCGACTTTGTTGCTGATGGTTCAAACGTTTTCACTTTTAGTCGACAAAATATGTTACAG GTTCAAATCCGCTTGGTGAGTGATGCTTCTGAATCTCCATACGTTGAGTTCACAAGTATAGCTGACGGCATCAATCGAATCTGGTTACGGCTTGTAGCAGAGAAAGATGAACATGTATTTGGTGGAGGATCCCAGTTCTCTCATTTCAATATGAGAGGGTATAAATTCCCAATCTGGATTCAAGAACAA GGAGTTGGACGAGACAAGAACTACGAGATCACATTCAAAGCCGATCAGCGGGATGGTGGAGGTGGTGACTACTATACAACCTATTGGGCTCAACCCACCTTTGTTTCCTCTCGTCTCTACTATGCTCACTTCGACATTACCACCTACTCTGAACTGGACTTTCGAGCCGATCACTTCCACGAGATCCACATCTGGGGAAACGCTCTCAGCAAGTTCCACTTCTTTACTGGAAGCAATTACACCGATCTACTAGGGGAGTTAACTGGGTACCTTGGAAGACAACCGATGCCTCCTGAATGGATCTATAATGGCACTATCTTAGGAGTCCAAGGGGGAACTGATCTCATGCTTCAATACATAGACATGGCTGAA GAACATGGAATCAAAGTGAGTGGAGTCTGGATCCAGGATTGGGTTGGCCGTATCACCACGTCTTTTGGAAGACGTCTGTTCTGGAACTGGGAGTGGAACCCTGAGCAGTACCCCAACCTTGATACAGTGATACCGCAACTCAAACAGCGAGGTATTAGGGTGCTGGTCTATGCCAATCCAAACCTCAACAGATTAGGGAGTTTGTATGAGGAAGCAGCAGCAGGAGACTACCTCATCAAGAACATTTCTGGGGATCCATACATAGTTGATTATGGTGAATTCTTCTGCGGAATTGTGGACTTCACAAACCCTGCGGCTGCTCAGTGGTACAAGGACCgtatcataaaacaaaatatgctgGACCTGGGTGTCAGTGGTTGGATGGCTGATTTTGGAGAGTACCTCCCTATAGATGCAGTGTTTCATAGTGGAGCTAAGGGTACAGATATCCATAATCAATGGCCTGCCATCTGGGCTCAGGTGAACAGAGAAGGGGTGGAGGAGGGTGGCAAGATGGGTGACATCCTATTTTGGATGCGTGCCGGCTATACAGGATCCCAGAGGTACAGTGTCATGACATGGGCTGGTGATCAGTTTGTTGACTATGGCCTTGCTGATGGCATAGCATCCGTGATCCCCGGTACCCTATCTTTGGGTATGTCAGGGTACGGAATGAACCATTTCGACATAGGAGGCTACACATCTCTCTTTGAAGTCACCAGGACTGAGGAACTCTTTCTCCGTTATGCCGAGATGGCGGCCTTTACTACCATGATGCGTACCCATGAGGGTAACAGACCTGATGAGAACTGGCAGTTCTACTCAAGCTCACACACCATGTACGAGTTCGCCCGCCATACCAAGATATACGTGGCCCTCAATGACTACGTCAACAACACCCTGCGTGAGAACCATGAACACGGCATTCCTGTTCAACGTCCACTCTTCCTGCATTATGAGGACGACGAGCGCACCTACGACATCCAATACCAGTATATGTTCGGACCGGATCTTCTGGTTGCTCCAGTGATAGAGCAGGGTCAAGAAAACTGGGATGTTTATCTTCCTGTAGATGACTGGATATTCCTTTGGGATGAAGACATCACCTCGGATGGCGGAGAGACCATAACAGTTCCCTCTCCAATGGGTTACATACCAGTCTTCTTTAGGTCCCAATCTCCATGGGCTGACACTTTTAGACAGTTGAGAGACATTGAGGCAG TAACAGTAACTCCGACCGAACAGATGACGACTGCTGGATGTTCCACTATAACGGCATCATATTTACTTCTCGCTTTGTGTTGGACCCTAATGGCATTATTGTGGTAG
- the LOC121418577 gene encoding sulfoquinovosidase-like: MGRINKVCTIVFAFTTCASLASCGSFHFDESDNRLSVRANDVLIIDHKPPSPFIFIGTGSVTTCSLHGNYKINDFVESRIPLQKFSVGKEERGEQNVVTQRVTFSVSGCDAQRAVAVDFVSSPEAMYIEFVGIPSDVDRVWIRLHAEEGEKVYGGGEQFTYYDMRGRTFPLWVQEQGVGRNKSSLITLLSNNNDNGGGDYYTTYWAQPTFLSSRKYYAHFTTTSYAEFDFRFNDFHEVYILNDSPGKVHFFTGPSYVDLVSQFTGFQGRQPPVPDWVYNGVVLGLQGGTERMLTYLKMAQDSSIKVSAVWIQDWAGRIKTSFGRRIFWNWEWDPKHYPGLDTVIAELKELGIQVLVYINLNLNQKGNLFKEAEDLGYLILDKDGKSYLLDYGEFICGIVDITNPQAAQWYKDRIIKKNVLELGISGWMADFGEYLPTDAYFSNGKSGMELHNAWPTLWAQVNREGVEEAGMLGEVLYWMRAGFSGAQKYGVMTWAGDQFVDFSLSDGIASVIPAALSLGLSGFGLFHFDIGAFTSLFNYTRTEELLFRYGEMAAFTTMMRTHEGNRPDENLQFYSNERTLSQLAYHTHIFCSLNNYRRMVIQENAEHGIPVQRPLFLHYESDPKSYSLKYQYMFGPDLLVAPVYESKVETWDVYLPPDDWVFLWDETIASMGGETVTVEAPIGKIPVFYRRKSQWADLFEEVRDIRNNFDFENGHCFKDKPCS, encoded by the exons ATGGGTCGTATCAACAAAGTTTGCACGATAGTCTTCGCTTTTACCACCTGTGCCTCTTTGGCTTCTTGcggttcatttcattttgatgaaagtgACAACCGCCTGTCCGTGAGAGCCAATGATGTCCTGATCATAGACCACAAACCACCTTCTCCCTTCATTTTCATCGGCACAGGATCAGTCACAACTTGCAGTCTTCATGGTAATTACAAAATCAACGATTTTGTTGAAAGCAGGATTCCATTGCAGAAATTCTCTGTtggaaaagaagagagaggagAGCAGAACGTTGTTACTCAGAGGGTCACGTTCAGTGTTTCAGGGTGTGATGCACAG AGAGCTGTTGCTGTGGACTTTGTGTCCTCTCCAGAAGCTATGTACATTGAGTTTGTTGGGATTCCATCTGATGTTGACCGAGTATGGATTCGCCTTCATGCCGAAGAGGGAGAAAAGGTGTATGGAGGTGGGGAGCAGTTTACATACTACGACATGAGAGGGCGCACTTTCCCTCTCTGGGTTCAAGAGCAG GGAGTTGGAAGGAACAAGAGTTCGCTGATAACACTGCTTtccaacaacaatgataatggtGGAGGCGATTACTACACAACCTACTGGGCTCAACCAACCTTTCTTTCATCCAGAAAGTACTACGCCCATTTTACTACCACAAGCTATGCAGAGTTTGACTTCCGCTTCAATGACTTCCACGAGGTGTACATTCTGAATGATTCCCCAGGGAAGGTCCATTTCTTCACTGGACCATCCTATGTGGATCTCGTCAGTCAGTTTACAGGCTTTCAGGGTAGACAGCCACCTGTCCCGGACTGGGTGTACAATGGAGTGGTTCTTGGGCTACAGGGCGGTACAGAAAGAATGCTGACATACTTGAAAATGGCACAG GACAGTAGCATAAAGGTCAGTGCTGTTTGGATCCAAGACTGGGCAGGACGAATCAAGACTTCCTTTGGGAGGCGCATCTTCTGGAACTGGGAGTGGGATCCCAAACACTACCCAGGCCTTGATACAGTTATCGCTGAGCTCAAAGAACTAGGTATCCAGGTCTTGGTTTACATCAATCTCAACCTCAATCAGAAAGGGAACCTCTTCAAGGAAGCTGAAGATCTTGGCTATCTTATCTTGGACAAAGATGGAAAGTCTTATCTATTGGACTATGGAGAGTTCATCTGTGGCATTGTAGACATCACCAACCCTCAAGCTGCTCAGTGGTACAAAGACCGTATCATCAAGAAGAATGTATTGGAATTGGGAATCAGTGGGTGGATGGCGGACTTTGGGGAGTATTTACCGACTGATGCCTATTTCAGCAATGGTAAGTCAGGTATGGAACTACACAATGCATGGCCAACACTGTGGGCTCAAGTCAACAGGGAAGGAGTAGAGGAAGCAGGCATGTTGGGAGAAGTTCTTTACTGGATGCGAGCAGGGTTCAGCGGTGCTCAGAAGTATGGTGTAATGACATGGGCAGGGGATCAGTTTGTTGATTTCAGTTTGAGTGATGGCATTGCCTCCGTCATTCCAGCTGCCCTGTCTCTTGGTTTGTCAGGTTTTGGATTGTTTCATTTCGACATTGGAGCATTCACCTCTCTCTTCAACTACACGCGCACCGAAGAACTGCTGTTTAGGTACGGGGAAATGGCCGCCTTTACAACCATGATGCGAACCCACGAGGGCAATCGCCCTGACGAAAATCTCCAGTTCTACTCCAACGAACGCACCCTCTCGCAGCTTGCCTATCATACACATATTTTCTGTTCCCTGAACAATTACAGGCGCATGGTCATCCAAGAAAATGCAGAACACGGCATACCTGTCCAGCGACCGCTCTTCTTGCATTATGAGTCCGACCCTAAGTCTTACAGCTTGAAGTACCAGTATATGTTTGGTCCTGATCTGCTTGTTGCCCCTGTGTATGAATCAAAAGTGGAAACCTGGGACGTCTATCTTCCTCCCGATGACTGGGTCTTCCTGTGGGATGAGACCATTGCATCTATGGGTGGTGAAACCGTAACGGTCGAAGCACCCATTGGTAAAATCCCTGTCTTCTATCGACGTAAGTCCCAGTGGGCAGACCTGTTCGAAGAAGTTAGGGATATCCGTAATaactttgattttgaaaatgggCACTGCTTCAAAGATAAACCATGCTCATAG